The Maridesulfovibrio frigidus DSM 17176 genome has a segment encoding these proteins:
- a CDS encoding CBS and ACT domain-containing protein — translation MLVRNWMTNDVITLTPERSMMKAAKLMKDKEISRLPIVDDNGVLVGIISDRDVKEASPSKATTLDMHELYYLLSEIKVKDIMTRKTLTISIDDTVEKAAVVMDENKIGGVPVVDADNKCVGIITNTDVFKVLINITGVLHGGVQMGLALSNKPGSLNEVLDYLKDNGARVMSILTAFEPSQEHTRQVFIRIHDMEKAELNKVREGIDKNFDMMFWVRDTVHALTS, via the coding sequence ATGCTTGTTAGAAACTGGATGACCAACGATGTTATCACCCTCACACCAGAACGTTCAATGATGAAAGCTGCTAAACTCATGAAAGACAAAGAAATAAGCAGATTGCCCATCGTTGACGACAACGGAGTGCTCGTCGGTATTATTTCTGACCGTGATGTAAAAGAAGCTTCACCTTCTAAAGCTACTACACTTGATATGCATGAGCTTTACTATCTGCTCTCCGAAATTAAAGTAAAAGACATTATGACACGCAAGACTCTCACTATATCCATTGATGATACCGTTGAAAAAGCTGCTGTTGTGATGGATGAAAATAAAATCGGCGGAGTTCCAGTTGTTGATGCTGATAACAAATGCGTAGGCATCATCACTAACACTGACGTTTTCAAAGTTCTCATTAACATTACTGGAGTACTTCACGGCGGCGTTCAGATGGGACTAGCTCTTTCTAACAAGCCTGGATCTCTCAACGAAGTGCTCGACTATCTGAAAGACAACGGCGCACGTGTGATGTCCATTTTGACCGCATTTGAACCTTCTCAGGAACACACCCGCCAAGTTTTCATCCGTATACATGATATGGAGAAGGCTGAGCTGAATAAAGTCCGTGAAGGAATCGACAAAAACTTCGATATGATGTTCTGGGTTCGTGACACTGTTCACGCTCTGACTTCATAA
- a CDS encoding DUF2959 domain-containing protein: MHTSRKSTYIILIALTLALSGCQSTYYKTMEGFGYHKRDILVSDVEKARESQEEASEQFKSALEKFSALTGFHGGDLQEVYENLNDEFEHSEAAAKEVTKRIDNVEEVGNDLFSEWKDELSKYTNTKLRNDSRVKLSKTKSKFKRLLSAMRRAEKKIDPVLNAFRDQVLYLKHNLNAQAIASLQSEISTLETDIGRLIADMQKSINEADAFLKELKKNS, encoded by the coding sequence ATGCATACTAGCCGCAAAAGCACATACATCATTCTCATTGCCCTAACTCTGGCTCTTTCCGGCTGCCAGTCCACTTATTATAAAACTATGGAAGGGTTCGGCTACCACAAGCGTGACATCCTAGTATCCGATGTGGAGAAGGCCCGTGAATCTCAGGAAGAAGCCAGCGAACAATTTAAAAGCGCACTTGAAAAATTCAGCGCACTGACCGGGTTCCACGGCGGTGACCTTCAGGAAGTATATGAAAACCTTAACGACGAATTTGAACACAGTGAAGCCGCAGCCAAAGAAGTCACGAAACGAATAGATAACGTTGAAGAAGTCGGAAACGACCTGTTCTCTGAATGGAAAGATGAACTTTCCAAATACACTAACACTAAGCTTAGAAATGATAGCAGAGTCAAACTTTCCAAGACCAAGAGTAAATTTAAGCGACTACTTTCGGCTATGCGTAGGGCCGAAAAGAAGATTGATCCTGTTCTTAATGCTTTCCGTGATCAGGTTCTCTACCTTAAGCACAACCTGAACGCTCAGGCTATTGCCTCCCTTCAGTCAGAGATAAGCACGCTTGAAACAGACATTGGCAGACTCATTGCCGACATGCAGAAATCAATTAACGAAGCGGATGCATTCCTTAAAGAGCTCAAGAAAAACAGCTAA
- a CDS encoding helix-turn-helix domain-containing protein — protein sequence MTPSPTLYTVREIADTLRIHSRTAYRLIQEGKIRGIKVGSQWRVPESSLLEYIESGLQAPHSKAKDDKKNSKQLKLPI from the coding sequence TTGACTCCGTCGCCAACACTATACACGGTGCGTGAGATCGCTGACACGCTTCGAATTCATTCACGAACAGCTTACCGGCTGATTCAGGAAGGGAAGATTCGTGGTATTAAGGTTGGCAGTCAGTGGCGCGTTCCAGAAAGTTCCTTACTGGAATATATTGAATCCGGCTTGCAGGCTCCGCACAGTAAGGCGAAGGATGATAAGAAAAATTCTAAACAACTCAAACTGCCCATTTAA